AGGCTTTGGAAGCAAAGGGATCAGGGCTTGGGGAAAATGTATCAAGGCCAGACCAGGTTCAGCCAGTCTTtgctgacaaaatccaaaggcagagaaacaagAGGTGGTGAAATAAGAAAGGAGTTTCAGGGAGGCTAACACTGGGGAAGACAGAAGATTACCATCTCAAAGACTGTAGACTGCCTCCAAAGGGCTGAAAATACTCCCACTTTCTATAAGGAAAATGCCAGACAAAGGCAGGTGGGTCAGGGGAGGTAGgtggagaaggtcaaagggatcACTGTCTTGCCGGCAATCATGGGTGGGGTTTTGCGGGCTTAGGAGAGTCCCTAATGCTTGAAGGGGTAGTTTTGGTTTCCATCAAGGGATGctttgccctcagggtcttcTGCTTGAGCCAAGAGAAGTGCTGGAATGAAGACCCCAACTAAAAAGTTTGAGGTCAAGATGGAGGCTACAGCCCTCTTTTACCCTGGGAAACCATTGGGTTACAAAAAGGGGAGAGACATTAGCCTTGAGTCTTGGATACATCAGTCTTGGCAAATAAGTgcataaaaaatgttcaacatcattagtcattagggaagtgaaaattaaaactacaatgagctactACTACGCGTTTACTAGAATAGCTAAATAAACAAGCCTTGCTGACGGTGTCAAGTGCTGGAGAAGATATCAGAGCAACTGGATTTAGCCTGCGTATGCAATTATAGTATTTTACCATACCACACAGACACAATAGGTGTAAATTAACGCAAGAGCATTGATAATAGTAAACTGTGGGAAAATAACTAGGAAGAgatgagggtttgttttttttttaagattttgctgtactctttaaagaaatttctctacccaggggagcctgggtggctcagtgggttaaagcctctgccttgggctcctgtcaggatcccaaggttctgggatcaagccccgcatcgggctctctgctcagcagggagcctgcttccccctctctctctgcctgcctctctgcctacttgtgatctctgtctgtcaaataaataaagaaaatctttaaaaaaaaagaaagaaatctctctgCCCAACATGGCACTTGAACTTataaccccaagattaagagtcatatgctctaccaactgaaccagccaggcactccaggcCCAGGAACTGATGAGTATTAAGTATCTATTAATAATTCTGACTCTAAATACAGTGTTTGTTTCCCCCAAACACATGCATATCAAGTAATTCTCAAATACCAGCTGAGTGTTCTacaattcagttcaattctgaAACCATCTACATGGTAATAATATGGGgttccacaggttaagggctcagtccagTAAGAATGTTCCCtgtccccgcccccctgccccctgtAGATGCCAACTGGAAGTCCACATTGTCACCTGAGCTCACCTACTGGCTATACATTCTCCAAAGACTCTTTTTGGGTTTAGTCAATTTGTTAGAGTGGTTCATGAAACACAAAGATACATTGCACTTACTAGATGACAGgtttattataaaacaatatagAACTCAGTAAGAGTtgcatagggcaaggtatgggAAAAGGGTATGGAACTTCTAGGCTCTCTTTTAGGGCACTACTCAACCAGTGTCTTCAGGTATTTGCTGATCTAGAAGCTACCTGAACTCCATCCTTTTCGGTTTTTGTGGAGGCCTCAGTACACACATACCATGGATGAACTTGTTGGCCAAAGGTCAAggattcaacctccagcccctctcctttccctggagGTCAGGGGGTTGAGACAGAAAGATCCAACCTTTCAGTCATCAGGTTGGTTCCCCCAGCACCCAGTCCCTATTATTAGGTGATTTTCAGATGtcatctcattaacataaacttGGGTTTGAGAGGGGTGtgctatggggtgcctgggtggctcagtgggttaagctgctgccttcggctcaggtcatgatctcagggtcctgggatcgagtcccgcgttgggttctctgctcagcggggagcctgcttcctcctctctctctctgcctgcctctctgcctgcttataatctctctgtgtcaaataaataaaatctttaaaaaaaaaaaaaaaaagaagacacctTTTAACACTGTTATCACTTAGGAAACTCTAAGTCTTTTAGGAGCTCTGGGCCAGGAAAGGAGAAGACCGAAAATGTattttgtaagggcctattccaccagagcagccccaccccggttgaacggccattttgttgtaaaacttaaattgaccttgccccccacccaggggaatttacttaaaagcaagtctgggaaacgaGTCCCACCTAACGAAGTccaagtacaagggtgggtcaggccaggtggaggtattcaatcagtgggggcacatactgtcttctagctaccaaggagtatgggccccgccctttgggagccttttggcgccaatccttaccaaggtgtgataggctggttcaaatgtctactagggtaaattgtaatcaatttgtcacctagcatcactgtggagtttcctgtgtgtgttataatctcattggccacctgtgtttcgccaggcccaaccacatggactttgctctataaaagttagtctggaaagcagggaggggcagtCCCGACCCGTCTGTTTGACGGTTGGGGCTGTttcctgatgcttggcatgaaataaagctttgcttgaccttcactttgtaccagtatcctttaatcacggacccattattggggtatccaattttggggggacccaactattattataaattacaatTATCATAGTTACctttgggttttttccctaaCTTTTTACTACGAATAATATCCAACACAAATAGAAGGAGACATGTAAGAAACcaatattaggggcgcctgggtggctcagtgggttatgatcagtgggtggctcaggttatgatctcagggtcctggaatcgagccccacatcgggctctctgctcagcagggagtctgcttcctcccctctctctctgcctgcctctccgactacttaatgatctctgtcaaataaataaataaaatcttaaaaaaaaaaaaccagtattaCCCATCATCCAGCTTCAACAGTTATCAGTGCATTGCCAAACTTGCTTCATCTGTAATTCTGATgtgagaaacaaaggcagaaagaaatgtagataaaattaaatgtccttacgggacgcctcagtggctcagtgggttaaagcctctgcctttggctctggtcgtagttccagggtcctgggattgagccctgcattgagccccgcatggggctctctgctcggtggggggcctgcttccccctctctctctgcctgtctctctgccgacttgtgacctctgtctgtcaaataaataaataaaaatctttaaaaaattaaatgtccttaaaaATTGCAGCCCACTGACAACTACTTGAAATAGGCAGATTATAACATTCCTCCAGGATCctgagtcttctttagcatatgaaagtccttttAGAATTTCCCTTATCTTTACTTGCCCCCCATTCAAGGTTGTAATCTGTTGTTCCTCACAGTCCAAACCTATCAGTGGCAGCTCTTGCTGCCCAGCCGTTCTGtcccctgtgctttaataaagcCACTTTTTTTGCACctaagacatctcaagaattcttttctgGACATCAACTCTGGACCCCACCAACTTCATCAACAttccaaaaagagaaacaaacaaaaaaacccaaaaaaccaaaaaatatcacctctgcctttaaaaaaaatgaaaaaatatatatattcattcatttgttcatgatagagagcatgaggaggagggacgggggagagggagtgagaatctcaagtagactccatgctgagcggggagccctacaggaggcttgatctcacaacaatGAGATCATtatctaagccaaaaccaagagttggacacttaactgtgccacccaggcacctccgcctttttttttttaagtacaattaATTTAATTGTAAGTTATAATAATAAACAGcattaaatgtttaataaaggcTGTATTTAACAGCTGGCTTGCAAAATTTCTCAAATAGTAAGAACTGGCTCAGGGCACTTGGCGCCTCAGTCGGCAGAGCATgcaacttgatcttggggttgtacgTTCGAGCCCCCGCCCCCTATCAAACATGTGtactgtctcttaaaaaaaaaaaatgcttggaagTGATAAAGGCACTTGTAAATGACTTGGTTTGTGTAGGGACCTACTTAGCCATAGCAACTCCATCTCggttaaacagccattttgttgtttatgcagtaaaacttaaactgaacctgcccccctcccaggagaacttacttaaaagcaagtctgggaaaccagtaaaatatggtagaccagtccctgataacagagcccaaatacaaggacggGTCAGGTCAGGTAGAGATAACAGCCCAGAATGCAAGGACAAGTCCTGCCAGGTGAagacaatctcattggccaggctcaaccacagggcctttgctctataaaagctagtctgtgggggcgcctgggtggctcagtgtttaaccggttaaagccgctgccttcggttcaggtcatgatctcagggtcctgggattgagtcccccattgggctctctactcagcagggggcctgcttcccttcctctctatctgcctgcttctctgcctacttgtgatctctgtcaaataaataaataaaatctttaaaaaaaaataaagcctctgcctttggctcgggtcatgatctcagggttctgggatcgagacccacattggggtctctgttcattggggagcctgctttctccttctctctctgcctgcctctctgcctactagtggcctctctgcctacttgtgatctctctctgtgtcaaataaataaataaaaatcttaaaaaaaaaaaaaaaaaaagagacagccCCGACCGTTTGATTCTCCGtgctggcacaaaataaagctttgcttgaccttcgctttgtatcagtctcattcctttgatcatggaGCCCATCACATCAATTTGGACTCCCGCAGTCCTTTCAGAGTGGTAACAGAGGGAGTATCCGAGGTTTTGGGCTTTACTCATTTCATCCCTCTTGGAAAGAGCTTCCTAACTCCCAGCCGCAAAATAACTGACTTGTCCCATTTCACCCTGGGGACCAAGTGCCTGATAAGAGCTGGTCTGGGAAGGCCCCCACACACGGGTTTCAGCAACTCCAATAGCTAAGTGAAGCCTAGAGCCACCGTTCCAGATCCATCATTCCTGGTCAAACACTGGTCCCCAGTGGGGCCTAACAACAAGGAACCAAAATCCTTCTGTGAACCTAGAGAGGACCTCAAACTAGTCTTGAAGCAAGAAGACACAGATAagtctttttccttttgcctgtTGTCTCCTAACAGCATGTGGGGAGTTCACGAAAACATGCTCTATTCCTTGCTGGACCCCCGGCTGTACTCGCTCTTGCATTGTGCATTGGGCCTTGCCTCCTAAATGCCCTGACCCACTTTAGATCTTCCAGAATAAAGGTCGTTGAACTCCAAATGGTGGTGGTTCAGAAGGAGCCTCACGTGGAGATCAGACTAGACACCTCCCCGTGACAGATGCGGATGAGAGGAACCCTGACTACTGTCCCATCCATGCCCCTGACCAGCAGGACGTAGCTTCGATCGGTCATCGCCCTTTTTCCCTGGCAGTAGTTAGGGTTACCTCTTTAGAGGAGGGAAGGATGAAGGATAATTGCAAAACAGGCGGGCAGGAACAAGGCCCCCCACCCCTACCTTAAGAGgaaaccactcttttttttttttttttaaagattttatttatttatttgacagacagagattgcaagtaggcagagaggcagtcagagagaggaggaagcaggctccctgctgagcagagagcccgatgtggggctcgatcccaggaccttgggatcatgacctgagctgaaggcagaggctttaacccactgagccacccaggtgctccaagaggaAACCACTCTTTAAAGGATTTTACGCTGCTCTGGAAAGGGCCCTCCACTCTTCCCCATATGACAGGTGACAAAAGCCTGATTGGATGACAGGCACAGAGGGTTAATCAGATGAACACAGCCTGCCAATTAGCTCGTAAaaacccctagacttagaaactgGTGGCAACCTCTTCGGGTCTCCTTCCCGCTTGGGAAGGTTGTACTACCACTTTGATAttgctcaataaaccttgctttgctgcatgcaaaaaaaaaaaaaaaagctcttgtaGCTTGTTCCAGCACCCCATTGTCCTTAAGGTTGCCTTTGAggggtccacaatagccaaactatggaaagaacccagatgtccacaaacagatgaatggataaagaagacgtggtgcgggcacctgggtggctcagttggttggacgactgctttcagctcaggtcatgatcctggagtcccgggatcgagtcccgcatcgggctcccagctccatggggagtctgcttctccctctgaccttctccttgctcatgctctctctcactgtctctctctcaaataaataaataaaatatttaaaaaaaaaaaaaaagaagacgtggtggtggggcacctggggggctcagtagattaaagcctctgcctttggctcaggtcatgatctcaggttcctgggattgagctctacaacaggctctctgctcatcagggagcctgcttcccttctctctgcctgcctctctgcctacttgtgatctctgtctgtcaaaaacaataaaatcttcttttttttttaaagatgtggtatatatatatgtatatatatatatgtatacatacacacacacacacacacacaatggaatactactcagccatcaaaaaattgaaatcttgccatttgcaaagatgtggttGGAATTAGAAGGTTTTATgccaagcgaaataagtcaatcagaggaagacaattatcatatgatctcgctCATATGTGagatttaagaagcaaaacaaaaggatcatagggaaagaggaaaaataaaacaagacaaaatcagagagggagacaaaccgttagagactcttaactctaggagacaaattgagggtttctggaggggtgggggatggggtaactaggtaatgggcattaaggagggcgtgtgatgtgatgagcactgggtattatatgagactgatgaatcactgacctctaccactgaaaccagtaatacactgtatgttaaataattgaatttaaattaaaaaaaaagggcgcctgggtggctcagtgggttaagccgctgccttcggctcgggtcatgatcccagggttctgggatcgagtcccgcatcgggctctctgctcagtggggggcctgcttcccgtcctctctctctgcctgcctctctgtctactgtgatctctctctgtcaaataaataataaataaataaaaatctttaaaaaaataaaaaaaaaaagttgcctttgAGGAGAGGCTGGCTGGAAAGAGAAGTTAGGACTGCTGAGGCCCATTCATCTGCTTCATTGCCCGATCCTCCAAAGGCGATCCATGGAGTCTGAGTGGCAGACTGGTGGGCTCAACAATTTTTGGAAATGGGCAATGTCCATGGGAACTGGTGTAAGAAACCTCTGAGGAAGCAGAAGTCTCTGTTCTTGCAGGAGTGTGGGTCAGACCCATTTACAACGTAAAAAAGCTTAGGTGCTGGGCATTGGTTCAAGGCCACAAGGACTGTCCTGGCTCTAGAACCTAAGGTTCTTGTTAAGCCTTTCTCAGGGGTCTGTGTCTCTGGTGGCTTCTGCCCTTTTTCTGCATTGCCCTTTAATCAGTCAGGGTCTCAGCATGGAACAGATGGTATGCTTACTCTGGTTAATTGAAGTGAGTTTAAGAAAGGGACtgtctagggacacctgggtggctgagttggttgggcagctgcctttggctcaggtcatgatgccagcgtcctgggatggagtcccacattgggctccttgctcggcagggaggctgcttctccctctgcctctgcctgccattctgtctgcctgtgctcgctctctcttcctctctctctctgattaaaaaaaaaaaatcttaaaaaaaataaagggactgTCTACAAAAAAGTGGGCAGAGTTGAAGGAACTGACAAAGGCTCATCAATTCTTTAAgcccctggtgtgtgtgtgtgtgtgtgtgtgtgtgtgtgttgggggaggggaaaggggaccTGGTTTCTCACATCCGGAGAGAGCGCTGCTTTCTGGGCTCTGATTTTGGCCGCTTCGTTTGACCTGCAGGCAAGGAGTGGGTACTCCACATTTGCTGAACGAACGCCTGCAAGAAAATCTGGAATGCCCAAATATGCAAGAGTCTTGGGGTCGGACTTCGAGAATTTGAATCCCGCCCCTGAGTGATTCTCAAGTGACATCAACCCTCGGGGCCTGGGCCCTCATTGGTAAAGCTTGTCTGGTGGGGCTGCTGTAAAAAGACACCTACTTACTATGGTTACTGTATAAAAGCAGCCTTCAAATATTTGCTGTAGGAATGCATTTTGCTAAAGCGCTTTATTCATGTTGTCTTTCATTAGCTAATTAATTCCGTTTGAAAGTATCTGGgcggttgggtggctcagtcgttaagtgcccGCCTTCGGCTGGGATCCCTGTCCCAGGGTCATGGCATCCagtcccacctggggctccttgctcagccaagagtctgcttctccatctacctgccgctgcccctgcttgttctctctctttctgataaataaacatataaataaataaataaaataaaacaaaataaaaaatacttattttgggttttcttttttaagattttatttgacagacatagatcacaagcgggcagagaggcaggcagagagagggggaagcaggctccccgctgggcagagagcccgatgcggctcgatcctaggactcagggatcatgacccgagctgaacgcagaggctttaaaccactgagccccccaggcgcccctaaaaaaataCTTACTTAACATCCACTCTAGAGCCGACACTGTTAACTTGTGAACCCAGAGGTAGAACCCCTGGTGGGCGTGGCGAAAGGGGCGGGGTCAAAGGAATCCCCGCCTACGATAGCGATGTCCAATTGGGTCCACGGAGGGGGCAGAGTCCCGCCCACTTCTCTGGGGCAGGCCCGGAAGCCCGTTCGGGGAGGCTAAGTGTGTTTCCGGTTGGGCGGGAGGAGCGTCTGCTTAGGCAGGTGTGGGTTTAGGCGCTGTTCGGTCCACGCCGGGAAGATGTTCTATCACGTAAGCGGAGCACCGGGTGGCGGCGAGGGCAGGGTTGAGAGGAAGAGCTAAGCGGGCGCCGGGTCGAGGAGTTGCTCCTGACCCCATGTCCCTACAGCGCCTTACTTGGTCTCCATCCCACTTTTCCCTCAGATCTCCCTGGAGCACGAGATCCTGCTGCACCCGCGCTACTTCGGCCCCAACCTGCTCAACACCGTAAAGCAGAAGCTCTTCACCGAGGTGGAGGGGACTTGCACCGGCAAGTGAGTGCCGCGCCCTTCGTGCCGCGTCGCCCGGTGCTTGCAGCCTCTCCCCAACTCCTGTAGGTCCGCAAGGACCTGCTACTACCCTGGGGAACCCTCTCACCCTCTCAGGCACCCCACGCAGGCACTTGCATCCTGCTGTGGGTTCCCGCGGCGCTGTCTGCAAAGTTGGATCATGAGACTGTCTTCCTTAAGGAGAGATTGGTCGTTTCGTTGATGccacaaacattttatttatttatttatttatttgatgccacaaacatttttaaagctcctGCTGTGTGCTAGGTTCTGGGCTGGGCCCGGGGACAACGCAGGCAAGAGGATAGAATGAGGCCAGCGCCCATGGGGCTCACAGCCTAATCATTGTTCCTGTGTCTGTTCcccctctgtgatttttttttttttttaagattttacttatttatttgacagagatcacaagtaggcagagagggaggaagggaagcaagctccctccgtcggatgcggggctggattccaggaccttgggatcatgacctgagctgaaggcagaggctttaacccactgagccacccaggtgccccatctccctGTGATTCTTAcgacttctttttcttcttctttttttaaaaatttttatccatttgtatgacagagacagcgagagagggaacacaagcagggagatcaGGAGATGGAGGAGCAGAAttccacagaacagggagcctgactcggggttggatcccaggaccctggaatcatgacctgagccaaaggcagttgcttaaagactgagccacccagatgcccctcttctgGTTTTTTCTATCCCACAGGACCAAAGGACCTGGCACGGCACATCTCTGGGCTCTGCAGAGAAGGGCCTCTCACATGGTGATGTGAAGGAGCTGGGATGAGCCCTGGGCTGTGGGTACTTGGGCCTCCCCCATGGGAataaacacaggcagggggactggtggctcagtaggttaggtgtctgacttgggctcaggtcttgaactcagggtcctgggatggagctgcatgtggggctccatgctcagtggggagtctcctcctccttcctcctgcctcgtcctctctctctcaaataaataaataaaatctttttaaaaaaatacacatgcaaGTTCCTGAACCTCATCTCATCCAGACAGCATCAAGACTGAGGACAGGCCTGGGAATCTGTGTTTTAGTAAGCTTTTCTTAGGTGATTGAGGCATCCCCAAGATTGAGGTCTTTTGGCTCAAGGACAACAGCCTCCTTGTATATTTATTGTGAAATTATGAGAGCAGCGTTTGGCATTGTAGATACTGATTGGTATTGTGTCTTCTCTCCGGCATTAAGTTCTGTGGGCAGGGGTGCCATCTCCTTCCATGTGTGCTGTCCCCTAACCCCCATGCCCACCGTCTTGTTGCGGATGGTTTTAGAGGCTCTTGTCCACACAgtgcctttctttttcccttccttacaGGTATGGCTTTGTAATCGCTGTCACCACCATTGACAACATTGGTGCTGGTGTGATCCAGCCAGGCCGAGGATTTGTTCTTTATCCGGTTAAGTACAAGGCCATTGTCTTCCGGCCCTTTAAAGGGGAGGTTGTGGATGCTGTTGTCACTCAGGTCAACAAGGTGAGACCATACAGAGCTGAAACAGTTGGGGGGCTGCTTAGAAGATGGGAGAGGGGTCTCAACTACTCTTGCTCACTCTGTGTCCTTGGCTAAGTCACTCTGTGCttccagtttcctcacctgtcaaATGGTCCAGTAATCTCAGTGCTGCCTCGCTCGGGGTCCTATAAGTCAGAATGAGTAGTTACCAGTGGCAGCCTCCATTGATTGAGTACTTACTTGGGCCAGGTCCAGCATAAAACCTCACGACGACTGAGCCGTgtgcttttattcctttttatagaaGCCTCCGTGTCGAGAACGTAAGTCTACTGGCCAGGGTCGTGTGATCCACAAGTGTTCAAGTTGTGGACTGATAAGACCCAGGCCTTGGGCCTTGATTGGCCTTTATTTGTTTCacttaaaatgaaatcttggcagaGGAGAGACATGAAAGCAGATACCATTCAGAGTGGTTTCAaaacatgaagatttttttttttaagactttttatttatttggcagagatcacaagtacgcagagaggcaggcagagagagagggggaagcaggctccccgctgagcagaaagcccaatgcggggctcgatcccaggaccctgagatcatgacctgagccacccaggtgcccttaaaacgTGAAAATTATTGGAGTCAGATAAAGCTGGGAAGCTTACAAGAGTTGGGGGATAAAAGACAAAGCCTCAAAGACCCATTGTCCTCCTAGGTGGGGCTCTTCACAGAAATCGGACCTATGTCCTGCTTCATCTCCCGACATGTAAGTCTGGGCATGCTGGGGGCGCTAAGGAGGAGAGATGCCAGTCCTGATCATCTCTGGAAGCACCTGTGGAAAGCGCTGACCAGTCTTGCTTTCCTTTCAGTCCATCCCATCAGAGATGGAGTTTGACCCCAATTCCAACCCACCGTGTTACAAGACAATGGATGAGGTGGGTGAGGAGGAAGTccatgagagggaggagggaggaatgaGCCCTCTGAGGGATTTTGGCTTTGTTGGGGGAGGACGGGGGAAGGGGGGGGTTCCATATCTGAGTATCCTGTTCCCTCTTCCCTAGGACATTGTGATTCAGCAGGACGATGAGATCCGCTTGAAGATTGTGGGGACCCGTGTGGACAAGAATGACATTGTGAGTCTCTTGCCTGCCCCTCTTGCCTGTGCCAGGCAGAGGTGGGAACTGTTGATTTCTTACCACCGAGGGTTCCTGGAGATTTTGTGCTCTTCCGCAAGGAAGAGGGGATGGCTGGGCAGaagccctggggctgggggttaGAGGCTAGTCccgcgcttgctcaggctttatttcctttctgccttccctcctgcaGTTTGCTATTGGCTCTCTGATGGACGACTACTTGGGTGAGTGCCTGATCATGCATCCAGGGTTGTTACCTGGAGAAGGGGTGTGTGAAGGCAGGGGGTGGACTTGGGACTTAATGCCTGAGTCGCAGATGAAGAAAACTCAGGACTGTCCGCTTGGAAGATCCAGGACCTGTACCTCATGGGACGGGGAATGCCTGGTTGATGACTGCCCCCAAGCTCTGAGCCCAACTGATGTGCTTTTCCCGTTCTCTGCAGGGCTTGTGAGCTGAGCACTGGGACCCTCTGCTCTGTTTGGTCCTTATCTAGGAGATATGGTGGTCACAAACCTCATGGAGTCCAGAGGCCCGGTCTGGCTGCTGTTGGGGAGGCAAAGAAGGCTCCTTGTCCCCAGAAAACACTGGGTGGTTCTGCTTAGCAACCACTCCCCAGATTTTTGACACTGCATTCTAACCATAAAGGTCCTGTTCTCATGGAAGTGTTACCTCCTTTCTTTGGTAAGAacaattctttcttaaaaaaggcTGGAGCCTAGTTGATTGCTAGTCTCTCTTTTGGTGGCCTGATGCCTCAATTAGCCTCAGTGACCCAGGGGGTCTGACTAAACCCTTGTGCAGAGGGTTGACGTTGACCTAACTGAAGAGAACGCACTAATGTCAGGTCTCTGGCTTCCAGCAAATGATGCCGTCGTTAGAGCCAGTCCGAGTCCCGATCTAGTTGTCGAGTATTCGCACTTTTTTCACCCTTAAACACAACCAAGGGTGTAGCTGGGCGTGCGGGGAGACCAGATGGTTGAGTAGGGAGAGGGAAATGAGGACAGAAATGACCCGGACTTTGGGATCCCAACACAGCCCTCCCTCGGATGGCTTCACAAACAACGGAGGCCTTTCAATGCTGATCGATCCCTAAGCTGAACTGAAAATGGGAGCAGGATTAAAATGTCCGTAGAGGGTGACATGGTCAAAATCCGTGAAATGACCGGAAGACTGAAACAGATATGCCACCTTCCCTCCCAGGATGCCCACACTTTGCTTTTGTCATATAATTTCTCCGTCTTG
The genomic region above belongs to Neovison vison isolate M4711 chromosome 7, ASM_NN_V1, whole genome shotgun sequence and contains:
- the POLR2G gene encoding DNA-directed RNA polymerase II subunit RPB7; the encoded protein is MFYHISLEHEILLHPRYFGPNLLNTVKQKLFTEVEGTCTGKYGFVIAVTTIDNIGAGVIQPGRGFVLYPVKYKAIVFRPFKGEVVDAVVTQVNKVGLFTEIGPMSCFISRHSIPSEMEFDPNSNPPCYKTMDEDIVIQQDDEIRLKIVGTRVDKNDIFAIGSLMDDYLGLVS